In a single window of the Rhizobiaceae bacterium genome:
- a CDS encoding SemiSWEET transporter, with amino-acid sequence MLTTLAWLPQIVKILRERRTHDISLGTNATLATGVFLWFVYGLFIGSFPIVFANGITLIFVVTILGLKLRYG; translated from the coding sequence ATGCTCACCACGCTTGCCTGGCTGCCGCAGATCGTAAAAATCCTGCGTGAGCGACGCACGCACGACATCTCGCTCGGCACCAACGCCACTCTGGCGACCGGCGTGTTCCTCTGGTTCGTCTACGGCCTTTTCATCGGTTCTTTCCCGATCGTCTTTGCCAATGGCATCACGTTGATATTCGTGGTCACCATCCTCGGCCTCAAGCTGCGCTACGGCTGA
- the uvrB gene encoding excinuclease ABC subunit UvrB — protein sequence MVSEYQPAGDQPTAIRDLVEGVNAHERSQVLLGVTGSGKTFTMAKVIEQTQRPALILAPNKTLAAQLYGEFKNFFPENAVEYFVSYYDYYQPEAYVPRTDTYIEKESSINEQIDRMRHSATRSLLERDDVIIVASVSCIYGIGSVETYTAMTFQMQIGDRLDQRQLLADLVAQQYKRQDVNFVRGSFRVRGDTIEIFPAHLEDRAWRISLFGDEIEAITEFDPLTGHKTMDLKSVKIYANSHYVTPRPTLNQAIKSIKEELQGRLQELEKAGRLLEAQRLEQRTRFDLEMLEATGSCAGIENYSRYLTGRAPGEPPPTLFEYVPDNALIFIDESHVTVPQIGGMYRGDFRRKATLAEYGFRLPSCMDNRPLRFEEWDAMRPLTVAVSATPGGWEMEQSGGVFAEQVIRPTGLIDPPVEVRPAKTQVDDVVGEIRETTAKGYRTLVTVLTKRMAEDLTEYLHEQGIRVRYMHSDIDTLERIEIIRDLRLGAFDVLVGINLLREGLDIPECGFVAILDADKEGFLRSETSLIQTIGRAARNVDGKVILYADAITGSMERAMAETNRRREKQLAYNAEHGITPESVKSRIADILDSIYEKDHVRADISGLAGNEGALMGNNLTAHLEALTKQMRDAAADLDFEKAARLRDEIKRLREMELAISDDPMARDVEAQSPASGREKGKHNKGIARHRTADEGTSLFRKNTLDEMTVGRTEKPVEGVKPVKREKIGAGSYEDPADQRAQGRKSHKTGRPGH from the coding sequence ATGGTGTCGGAGTACCAGCCGGCGGGCGACCAGCCCACCGCGATCCGCGATCTGGTCGAAGGCGTCAACGCACATGAGCGCAGCCAGGTGCTGCTTGGCGTGACCGGCTCCGGCAAGACCTTCACCATGGCAAAGGTGATCGAACAGACGCAGCGCCCTGCCCTGATCCTCGCACCCAACAAGACGCTCGCGGCGCAACTCTACGGCGAGTTCAAGAACTTCTTCCCCGAAAACGCGGTGGAATACTTCGTTTCCTATTACGACTATTACCAGCCCGAGGCCTACGTTCCGCGCACCGACACCTATATCGAGAAGGAATCCTCCATCAACGAGCAGATCGACCGGATGCGCCACTCGGCCACCCGCTCGTTGCTCGAGCGCGACGACGTCATCATCGTCGCTTCCGTCTCCTGCATCTACGGTATCGGTTCGGTCGAGACCTACACTGCCATGACCTTCCAGATGCAGATCGGCGACCGGCTCGACCAGCGGCAATTGCTCGCCGATCTCGTGGCGCAGCAATACAAGCGGCAGGACGTGAACTTCGTGCGCGGCTCCTTCCGCGTGCGCGGCGACACCATCGAAATCTTTCCGGCCCACCTTGAGGATCGCGCCTGGCGCATCTCGCTTTTCGGCGATGAGATCGAGGCAATCACCGAGTTCGACCCGCTGACCGGCCACAAGACGATGGACCTGAAAAGCGTCAAGATCTATGCGAACTCGCATTATGTGACCCCGCGCCCGACCTTGAATCAAGCTATCAAGTCCATCAAGGAAGAGCTGCAAGGCCGCCTGCAAGAGCTTGAAAAGGCAGGGCGTTTGCTGGAGGCGCAAAGGCTGGAGCAGCGCACGCGCTTCGACCTCGAAATGCTGGAGGCCACCGGCTCCTGCGCGGGCATCGAAAACTATTCGCGCTATCTGACGGGCCGCGCGCCGGGCGAGCCGCCGCCCACCCTGTTCGAATATGTGCCCGACAATGCGCTGATCTTCATCGACGAAAGCCACGTCACCGTACCGCAGATCGGCGGCATGTATCGCGGCGACTTCCGGCGCAAGGCGACGCTGGCGGAATATGGATTCCGCCTGCCCTCCTGCATGGACAACAGGCCGCTGCGCTTCGAGGAGTGGGACGCCATGCGCCCGCTCACCGTCGCCGTTTCGGCGACGCCCGGCGGCTGGGAAATGGAGCAGTCGGGCGGCGTGTTCGCCGAGCAGGTCATCCGCCCCACCGGCCTTATCGATCCCCCGGTCGAGGTTCGGCCCGCCAAGACGCAGGTGGACGACGTCGTGGGCGAAATCCGCGAAACCACGGCGAAAGGCTATCGCACGCTGGTCACGGTGCTGACCAAGCGCATGGCCGAGGACCTCACTGAATATCTGCACGAACAGGGCATCCGCGTTCGCTACATGCACTCCGACATCGACACGCTGGAGCGCATCGAGATCATCCGCGACCTGCGGCTCGGCGCGTTCGACGTGCTGGTCGGCATCAACCTCTTGCGCGAGGGCCTCGACATTCCCGAATGCGGCTTCGTAGCGATCCTCGACGCCGACAAGGAAGGCTTCCTGCGTTCCGAAACCTCGCTGATCCAGACCATCGGGCGCGCGGCGCGCAATGTGGACGGAAAGGTCATCCTCTATGCCGACGCGATCACCGGCTCGATGGAACGCGCGATGGCGGAAACCAATCGCCGCCGCGAAAAGCAGCTCGCCTACAATGCCGAACACGGCATCACGCCGGAAAGCGTGAAGTCGCGCATCGCCGACATACTGGATTCGATCTACGAGAAGGACCATGTGCGCGCCGACATCAGCGGCCTTGCCGGAAACGAAGGCGCGCTCATGGGCAACAACCTCACCGCCCATCTCGAAGCGCTCACCAAGCAGATGCGCGATGCCGCCGCCGACCTCGACTTCGAGAAGGCGGCGCGCCTGCGCGACGAGATCAAGCGGTTGCGCGAGATGGAACTGGCGATTTCCGACGACCCGATGGCGCGCGACGTGGAGGCGCAAAGCCCCGCCAGCGGGCGCGAGAAAGGCAAACACAACAAGGGCATTGCGCGCCACCGCACAGCGGACGAAGGCACCTCGCTGTTCCGCAAGAACACGCTCGATGAAATGACCGTCGGCCGCACCGAAAAGCCGGTCGAGGGCGTCAAGCCCGTCAAGCGCGAGAAGATCGGCGCGGGTTCATATGAGGACCCCGCCGACCAGCGGGCACAGGGGCGCAAATCGCACAAGACGGGCCGTCCGGGCCACTAG